One genomic segment of Spartinivicinus poritis includes these proteins:
- a CDS encoding DUF4157 domain-containing protein — MSTYQLNEKNKPAVKQNTTAASSAQRQAVQQHQTKQLFKDNRQITAQLQALQQQMQPVQRQSNHTGLPDKLKSGMENLSGMSLDHVKVHYNSSQPAAVQAHAYAQGANIHLASGQEKHLPHELGHVVQQMQGRVKPTTSVGGVAVNDDASLEHEADVMGAKALQMKVQHKGDLKPGNNWVSEQSTQRKALSNISNSVIQRELLTLGEWDDEPNSVSVDRLVALREGGRKTSPEDLQRLREMASDSEEHIFSLNESHKVSVVEWTNMLGSAAKGRKALRAEIAWKGHMKNRRYQDAMEAISRAYGFNTLNYRIEISTDNDSNASTGWRDGSTGRTTSSSSSNKYLSIKFRTPYLNDQYNLGTEGFIRVLHTFRHEYKHVQQYLSSRRISTAVSEFEAYASEVLDDNEFDLIKLNPDRFKRQAYKALQEYTNMNPDEKTLYRARKNEIVRKLRALG; from the coding sequence ATGAGCACTTATCAGTTAAATGAAAAAAATAAGCCAGCTGTTAAACAAAATACAACGGCTGCATCCAGTGCTCAACGTCAGGCGGTTCAACAGCATCAGACCAAACAATTATTTAAAGATAATCGTCAGATAACCGCTCAGTTGCAAGCGTTACAGCAACAAATGCAACCTGTGCAACGTCAGTCTAACCATACGGGACTACCTGACAAGCTAAAAAGTGGTATGGAAAATCTGTCGGGTATGTCGTTGGACCATGTCAAAGTGCACTATAACTCCAGTCAGCCCGCTGCGGTGCAAGCTCATGCTTACGCTCAGGGCGCTAATATTCATTTGGCCAGTGGTCAGGAAAAACATTTGCCCCATGAGTTAGGCCATGTTGTACAGCAGATGCAGGGGAGGGTAAAACCGACCACATCGGTTGGCGGTGTGGCGGTGAATGATGATGCTAGCCTGGAGCATGAAGCGGATGTGATGGGGGCAAAGGCATTACAAATGAAGGTCCAGCATAAGGGAGATTTGAAACCAGGTAATAACTGGGTGAGTGAACAGTCTACCCAAAGAAAAGCCTTAAGTAATATATCAAACAGTGTTATTCAACGAGAGCTTTTAACATTGGGGGAGTGGGATGATGAACCTAATTCAGTGTCAGTTGATCGTTTAGTTGCACTTAGGGAAGGTGGGCGGAAAACATCACCTGAAGACTTACAACGCCTTAGAGAAATGGCAAGTGATAGTGAAGAACATATATTTTCCTTGAACGAAAGTCATAAGGTGAGTGTAGTAGAGTGGACAAATATGTTGGGCTCTGCAGCCAAGGGTAGGAAAGCACTGAGAGCAGAAATTGCCTGGAAAGGCCATATGAAAAATAGGCGGTATCAAGATGCAATGGAAGCTATTTCCAGGGCTTATGGATTTAATACTTTAAACTATCGAATTGAAATTTCTACTGACAATGATTCCAATGCTTCAACTGGTTGGCGAGATGGAAGTACAGGACGAACAACATCATCGTCTTCAAGTAATAAATATCTATCGATAAAGTTTAGGACCCCTTATCTTAATGATCAGTATAATTTAGGTACAGAAGGGTTTATTAGAGTATTACATACTTTCCGGCATGAGTATAAGCATGTACAACAATATCTGTCTAGTAGACGAATATCAACTGCAGTATCAGAGTTTGAAGCTTATGCATCTGAAGTATTGGATGATAATGAATTTGATTTAATCAAACTGAACCCAGATCGTTTTAAAAGGCAGGCATATAAAGCACTACAAGAGTATACAAATATGAATCCAGATGAAAAAACATTATATAGGGCTAGAAAAAATGAAATTGTTAGGAAGCTTCGCGCTTTAGGTTAA
- a CDS encoding gamma-butyrobetaine dioxygenase, which yields MNQSTEFSDVPGFARYPVNTLPIQVELGSESLFLLWDDGHQSEFHYLWLRDNCPCQQCITPLSREQVFEICDVPLDIKPINTSIESEGRLVLQWDFDNHRSRFHPGWLRSHCYSVKARNERKWQPIIWDKECITQQLPVYDYQQIKQDNKQQLHWLKDQRDYGIALIKSVATVPGTLAEVANCISFIRETNFGTIFDVKSKPNANTAAYTTLRLPLHTDLPTRELQPGLQFLHCLENDAEGGESILVDGFKIAEYLRQYYSDDFTALSSYPMDFYNVDRETDYRFRAPVFALNSEGDVIEVRLANFLRGPIDLPSEQIIPIYKAYRRFIELTRDPQFQFFYRLQPGDLLVFDNRRVLHARNAFDLKQGGRHLQGCYVDRDELLSRIRILERAIM from the coding sequence ATGAACCAAAGTACTGAGTTTTCTGATGTTCCGGGGTTTGCTCGTTACCCGGTCAATACACTACCGATACAAGTGGAGTTAGGTTCAGAGTCCTTGTTTTTGCTCTGGGATGATGGGCATCAGAGTGAGTTTCACTATTTATGGTTGCGGGATAACTGTCCTTGCCAGCAGTGTATCACTCCCTTAAGTCGAGAACAGGTATTTGAAATTTGCGATGTGCCGCTGGATATTAAGCCAATCAATACCAGTATCGAAAGCGAAGGGCGGTTGGTATTGCAATGGGATTTCGACAATCATAGGAGCCGATTTCACCCAGGTTGGTTGCGTAGCCATTGTTATAGTGTTAAAGCCCGCAACGAGCGTAAATGGCAGCCCATTATTTGGGATAAAGAATGTATTACACAGCAGTTGCCGGTGTATGATTATCAGCAAATTAAGCAGGATAATAAACAACAGTTACATTGGTTGAAAGACCAGCGTGACTATGGCATTGCTTTAATAAAAAGTGTAGCAACGGTTCCTGGTACATTAGCAGAAGTGGCCAACTGTATTTCATTTATCCGTGAAACTAATTTTGGCACTATTTTTGACGTAAAGTCCAAACCTAATGCCAACACTGCTGCCTATACAACACTGAGGTTACCCCTTCATACTGACCTGCCCACCCGTGAATTGCAACCAGGCTTGCAGTTTTTACATTGTTTAGAAAATGATGCAGAGGGTGGCGAGTCTATTCTCGTGGATGGATTTAAAATTGCTGAATATCTGCGTCAGTATTATTCTGATGATTTTACTGCACTTTCCAGTTATCCAATGGATTTTTATAATGTTGATCGGGAAACAGACTACCGATTTCGAGCCCCTGTATTTGCACTAAATAGTGAGGGGGATGTGATAGAAGTGCGACTGGCTAACTTTCTACGTGGTCCAATTGACCTGCCATCTGAGCAAATAATTCCAATTTACAAGGCTTACCGGCGTTTTATTGAATTAACTCGAGATCCCCAGTTCCAATTTTTCTACCGGCTGCAACCAGGTGATTTACTGGTGTTCGACAACCGTCGGGTACTCCATGCACGCAATGCATTTGACTTAAAACAAGGGGGCCGTCATTTGCAAGGCTGTTATGTGGATCGTGATGAGCTGCTTTCGAGGATTCGTATTTTAGAACGAGCAATAATGTAA
- a CDS encoding substrate-binding periplasmic protein, whose amino-acid sequence MYDQYFFSYYLVSVLSLTGLSWCASAQLTIATLADKDLTHVRVMEKILTDAYGLLDIPIELKIMPNKRSLLASNSGRVDGEAGRIAGMEKEYPNLVMVPEFLYSLNVLVYSKKHHFTVAGWESLRPYRIGVLRGAKYAEIGSKGMDTLIVSYGTQLFQALDAGRIDVAVLHESGNLSLSGVKGVNVLQPPLQKIIIYHYLHKKHQSLVPMINCAIRKVKNKKLLAYCTKLLGTGV is encoded by the coding sequence ATGTATGACCAGTATTTCTTCAGCTACTATTTGGTAAGTGTTTTATCGCTAACGGGCCTGTCATGGTGTGCTTCTGCTCAGTTAACCATTGCGACTTTAGCAGATAAGGACTTAACCCATGTAAGAGTAATGGAGAAAATCTTAACAGATGCGTATGGGTTGCTGGATATTCCAATTGAATTGAAAATCATGCCTAACAAACGCTCATTACTTGCTTCTAATAGCGGAAGAGTGGATGGAGAGGCAGGTCGAATTGCAGGCATGGAAAAAGAGTACCCAAATTTAGTGATGGTGCCTGAGTTTCTCTATAGTCTTAATGTACTTGTTTACAGTAAAAAGCATCATTTTACGGTTGCTGGCTGGGAGAGCTTACGTCCTTATCGTATTGGTGTTTTGCGAGGCGCAAAGTATGCTGAGATTGGATCAAAAGGCATGGATACACTGATTGTGTCTTATGGTACTCAGCTTTTTCAAGCCTTGGATGCTGGTAGAATTGATGTTGCTGTTTTGCATGAGAGTGGCAATTTGTCATTGTCAGGTGTAAAAGGGGTTAACGTGTTACAACCCCCTTTACAAAAAATTATTATTTATCATTATCTACACAAAAAACATCAAAGCTTGGTGCCTATGATTAATTGTGCGATTAGAAAAGTGAAAAATAAAAAACTACTGGCATATTGTACTAAACTGCTAGGCACTGGCGTTTAG
- a CDS encoding peptide ABC transporter substrate-binding protein codes for MNIFKRPFLIFHWLLLTCLCVSQVTLLYAANVPPGTPLAKQQVFIRGIGAEPSSLDPQLVEGSPGGFVVRDLFEGLVTEDDTGKIVPGQAASWTVSKDKTIYTFTLRDNARWSNGEPVTANDFVFTFRRAVDPQLGSSYGWYMDLIGIKHADAIIKGKLKPTALGIRAIDQKTLEITLKHPLSYFIKTLAHYTTFPVHPATVKKHGEKWTQPEHIVTNGPYKLTKWVVNERMEAKRNPYYWDNSNTIIEQVTFLPIESANTELNRYKAGELHWTREIPEDHFNNLKKTIAAEVKSHGIASTYFYSFNTQTKPFNDVRIRKALYLAMDRDILANKVLGMGEIPAYSLTPPYIDGYVAINNPYANMSQQQRNTEARQLLAEAGYHKSKPLTFELLYNTNESHKRIALAASAMWKQNLKYVKVNLINQEWKTFLSTKRQGQFELARYGWNGDYNEPSTMLSVMASTSGANDGKYNSPQYDELLTKAATAKDPSPYYQQAEKLLITDFPIIPFYYYVSRNLLKPNVKGYLNKNPLNNMYTKNLYIIDQ; via the coding sequence ATGAATATCTTCAAGAGACCTTTTTTAATTTTCCACTGGTTGTTACTCACCTGTTTATGTGTATCTCAGGTGACTTTACTTTACGCAGCCAATGTACCACCAGGCACTCCGTTAGCAAAACAGCAGGTGTTTATTCGCGGTATCGGTGCTGAACCCAGCTCACTTGATCCACAACTGGTTGAGGGTAGTCCTGGCGGTTTTGTGGTGCGCGACTTGTTTGAGGGGTTAGTCACCGAAGATGATACTGGTAAAATAGTACCCGGTCAGGCTGCATCATGGACAGTCAGCAAAGATAAAACCATTTATACCTTTACACTACGAGATAACGCCCGCTGGTCAAATGGCGAGCCAGTAACCGCAAATGATTTTGTATTTACATTTAGACGCGCTGTTGATCCCCAGTTAGGCTCTAGTTACGGCTGGTATATGGATTTAATCGGCATTAAACACGCCGATGCTATTATCAAAGGCAAATTAAAGCCAACAGCGTTAGGCATTCGCGCAATTGATCAGAAAACCCTTGAAATCACTTTAAAGCACCCACTTTCCTATTTTATCAAGACATTAGCGCACTACACGACATTTCCTGTACACCCAGCCACGGTCAAAAAACATGGTGAGAAATGGACTCAACCGGAGCATATTGTTACCAATGGCCCTTATAAGCTAACTAAATGGGTAGTCAATGAACGGATGGAAGCCAAACGCAACCCTTATTATTGGGATAATAGTAATACTATCATCGAACAGGTGACCTTTCTGCCCATTGAATCGGCAAATACCGAATTAAACCGCTATAAAGCGGGTGAATTACATTGGACCCGCGAAATTCCAGAAGACCACTTTAACAACCTTAAAAAAACCATCGCAGCTGAAGTAAAATCCCATGGCATTGCTTCTACTTATTTTTATTCTTTTAATACTCAAACAAAACCTTTTAACGATGTCAGAATAAGAAAAGCCTTATACTTAGCTATGGACCGGGATATCCTCGCTAACAAAGTGTTGGGCATGGGTGAAATACCAGCTTATAGTTTAACGCCACCTTATATTGATGGCTATGTAGCCATCAATAACCCTTATGCTAACATGTCTCAACAACAGCGTAATACTGAAGCCCGCCAATTATTAGCAGAAGCGGGCTACCATAAAAGTAAACCCCTTACCTTTGAATTACTCTATAACACTAACGAATCACATAAGCGCATTGCACTTGCCGCATCTGCCATGTGGAAACAAAACCTTAAATATGTAAAAGTTAACTTAATTAATCAAGAATGGAAAACATTTTTAAGCACTAAACGGCAAGGCCAATTTGAGCTTGCCCGTTATGGCTGGAACGGTGATTACAACGAGCCCTCCACTATGCTCAGTGTGATGGCTTCCACCAGTGGGGCCAATGACGGTAAGTACAACAGCCCTCAATACGACGAGTTGCTAACAAAAGCCGCTACAGCCAAAGACCCCTCCCCTTATTATCAACAGGCCGAAAAGCTACTGATCACAGATTTTCCAATTATCCCGTTTTATTATTATGTGAGTCGTAATTTGTTAAAACCCAATGTAAAAGGCTATTTAAACAAAAACCCATTGAATAATATGTATACTAAAAATCTATATATAATTGATCAGTAG
- a CDS encoding M50 family metallopeptidase, with protein sequence MNEVKSETQHPTVKSKQATRLITFAVILAIIVGWHSSWLYPLKMLTVFFHELSHALMTVATGGKVVSFELDPRQGGAVMSAGGNRFWTLTAGYLGSLLWGVVLFWFADRTRLDRYATGALALLMTVVILLFSPNQFALIFCLIVGAILALLAIKGSHWLNDLVLRLIGVSCMMYVPLDIISDTIVRSHLRSDAAMLAEEFGGATILWGLIWLAISVVVGVWMLIKVWKSK encoded by the coding sequence ATGAACGAAGTAAAATCAGAAACTCAACACCCAACGGTAAAATCAAAGCAAGCAACACGGCTAATTACTTTCGCAGTCATTTTAGCCATTATTGTTGGTTGGCATTCTAGCTGGTTATACCCATTAAAAATGCTGACTGTATTTTTCCATGAGCTATCTCATGCTCTGATGACAGTGGCTACGGGGGGGAAAGTAGTGAGCTTCGAGTTGGATCCCCGCCAGGGTGGAGCTGTTATGTCGGCGGGAGGGAATCGATTTTGGACGTTAACGGCAGGGTATCTAGGTTCTTTACTATGGGGCGTAGTGCTGTTTTGGTTTGCTGATCGTACTCGCTTAGATCGATATGCCACGGGAGCGTTGGCGTTGTTAATGACGGTGGTTATTCTGCTGTTTTCACCCAACCAGTTTGCACTTATTTTTTGTTTGATCGTGGGGGCGATTTTGGCATTGCTGGCCATTAAAGGTAGCCACTGGTTAAATGATTTGGTGTTAAGATTAATCGGCGTCAGTTGTATGATGTATGTGCCATTAGACATCATTAGTGACACAATTGTGCGAAGTCACTTACGCTCAGACGCTGCTATGTTAGCTGAGGAGTTTGGGGGGGCCACCATCTTATGGGGGCTCATCTGGCTTGCCATTTCGGTGGTAGTGGGTGTTTGGATGCTGATTAAAGTATGGAAAAGTAAATAA
- the yidD gene encoding membrane protein insertion efficiency factor YidD: MKWLLIWLIRGYQRWISPYKGFRCAYAVCHKSRSCSAEAIYLLEQYGVVEGGKRLSQRFQDCRCAYEQLKIANSEPNNRRRRRRRRDKDDNKWCDSCDLLDIVDCKPELPCNSSSCDIGPCH; the protein is encoded by the coding sequence ATGAAGTGGTTGTTAATTTGGTTAATTCGTGGTTATCAACGTTGGATTTCCCCTTATAAAGGATTCCGTTGTGCCTATGCAGTCTGTCATAAAAGTCGCAGCTGTTCAGCAGAGGCTATTTATTTATTAGAGCAATATGGCGTGGTAGAGGGGGGTAAGAGGTTATCACAACGCTTTCAAGATTGTCGCTGTGCGTATGAGCAGCTGAAAATAGCAAATTCTGAACCCAATAACCGGCGCAGGCGTAGAAGACGTAGAGATAAAGACGATAATAAATGGTGCGATAGCTGCGACTTATTAGATATTGTTGACTGTAAACCAGAATTACCCTGTAACAGTTCGTCCTGTGATATAGGGCCTTGCCACTAA
- a CDS encoding ABC transporter substrate-binding protein, with protein sequence MSRKNGSSVFGQCWLAGLTLLMALLMSSSSVANESKQADQQTKKILMLLWRGETQADQAFKAKLENTIGSVQFTQIDVNQDRKQLTKALREQVSQFDQYDLIYVFGTSATRTVRHYTHEKVPLLFNMVSDPIGSDIVESFAEPPKGLTGVSDGVAVAYQVHLLQQLLPFKSLLVPYNPKERNAALYIKQLKPVARRLNIKLKIVRVSDNESRWQGFLTKLAKGEWQTDAVLIPQSSFLVSKTDTIRRLAGKYKMPVFTASASGIQLGALASVSPNLTHLGELAADKAIAILNGTAPETLPVERIERPGIIVNKKEWKKLGKPMATALRKKCRFDNDDICQ encoded by the coding sequence ATGAGTAGAAAAAATGGCAGCTCAGTGTTTGGGCAATGTTGGTTAGCTGGGCTGACATTACTAATGGCACTGTTGATGAGTAGTAGCAGTGTTGCTAATGAAAGTAAGCAAGCAGACCAGCAAACAAAAAAAATACTAATGCTATTATGGCGTGGTGAAACCCAGGCGGATCAAGCTTTTAAAGCTAAATTGGAAAATACTATAGGTAGTGTTCAATTTACCCAAATAGACGTTAATCAAGATCGTAAACAACTCACTAAAGCTTTGCGCGAGCAGGTATCTCAGTTTGATCAATATGATCTTATTTATGTATTTGGTACCTCAGCCACACGCACGGTAAGGCATTACACTCATGAAAAGGTACCGTTGTTATTCAATATGGTGTCAGATCCCATTGGCTCGGATATAGTTGAAAGTTTTGCGGAACCACCCAAGGGGTTAACAGGGGTTAGCGATGGCGTAGCAGTCGCCTATCAAGTTCACTTGTTGCAACAATTATTGCCATTTAAATCGTTATTGGTACCCTATAACCCAAAAGAGCGTAATGCCGCTTTGTATATTAAACAGTTAAAGCCGGTTGCTCGACGTTTAAATATTAAGCTGAAAATTGTACGAGTTTCAGATAACGAGAGCCGGTGGCAAGGCTTTTTAACGAAATTAGCTAAGGGTGAATGGCAAACAGACGCAGTGTTAATTCCACAAAGCTCATTTCTTGTCAGTAAAACAGACACCATTAGAAGATTGGCTGGCAAATATAAAATGCCGGTATTTACCGCATCTGCCAGTGGTATTCAGTTAGGTGCTTTAGCTTCAGTTTCCCCTAACTTAACCCATTTAGGTGAGCTTGCTGCTGATAAAGCCATTGCGATTTTAAATGGCACAGCACCAGAAACACTACCGGTAGAGCGCATTGAGCGGCCAGGTATTATTGTGAATAAAAAAGAGTGGAAAAAATTGGGTAAACCAATGGCGACGGCATTGAGAAAAAAATGCCGTTTCGATAATGATGATATTTGCCAGTAG
- a CDS encoding substrate-binding periplasmic protein gives MLKAVGLTLVFYCFTLQVCASCQLSVRVTDFPPQYYQDASGQWQGMSVELTEVLLNEMGCTPVYVKVPWQRSFILLKSGQLDLMTNLSITDDRKAFLNFIGPQRDETIVLVVHKNSHYQIKSHAELANLPNKIGFELGSYYGETFDVLFKQDPAFSSHFEAVTHSEQNIHKLNLKRISGFFGDLYSVSHRIKTDSLYHSVKIHPFVINQNWVYFGLSKQSVSIPVLKQLKKAYQEAASQNKFNQVLSRYK, from the coding sequence ATGTTAAAAGCAGTTGGCCTTACCTTAGTGTTCTACTGCTTTACGCTACAAGTCTGTGCAAGTTGTCAGTTATCGGTTCGAGTGACGGACTTTCCACCTCAATACTATCAAGATGCATCTGGCCAATGGCAGGGCATGTCAGTTGAGTTAACTGAAGTCTTGTTAAATGAGATGGGTTGTACGCCCGTTTATGTTAAAGTCCCTTGGCAACGGTCTTTTATTTTATTGAAGAGCGGCCAACTTGATTTAATGACCAATCTGTCAATCACCGATGATAGAAAAGCTTTTTTGAATTTTATCGGCCCTCAGCGAGATGAAACAATCGTGCTAGTGGTTCATAAAAACAGTCACTATCAGATAAAGTCCCATGCAGAACTGGCAAACCTACCAAATAAAATTGGGTTTGAGCTAGGATCTTATTATGGAGAGACATTTGATGTACTATTCAAACAAGATCCAGCTTTTTCCAGCCATTTCGAAGCGGTTACTCATTCAGAACAAAATATTCATAAGCTTAATTTAAAGCGAATATCGGGTTTTTTTGGTGATTTGTACTCAGTGAGTCATCGCATTAAAACAGACTCACTCTATCATAGTGTTAAAATCCATCCGTTTGTGATTAACCAGAATTGGGTTTATTTTGGATTGAGTAAACAGTCAGTATCAATACCAGTTTTGAAACAATTGAAAAAAGCTTACCAAGAAGCAGCATCACAAAATAAATTTAACCAAGTATTATCTCGCTATAAATAA